Part of the Zingiber officinale cultivar Zhangliang chromosome 6A, Zo_v1.1, whole genome shotgun sequence genome, CAAGGGATATCATAGTTACTCAATTCTGAAAAGGTTGAAACATTTGAAATGAGCAAAGGCCAACAAACTTCTCAATGTATTTTGATAGAAGAGAATCAAAACTAACATGAGGCAACTGGACGTACAGTGTTGCATATTATTTTTCATCCATCTGTTTTATCTACAATTTCGATGGGAGGGAATTAAGTTCACACCATATTTTAATGAAAAAAATCTCTGCTTAAAACTCATGTGGAAGGAGAAAATGCTTATTTATAACCTGATGCTTGAGTTTATGCTTCCAATTTACCACCTTATTGTGATGCAATGTGAAACtgtacaacaaaaatgttaaacgacaacaccgcaaagacaacggttttatatgaAATTGTAGTAAACAtagtaaaagacaatggttttagataaaatcgttgtctttgagctcccataaaatataaaagacaaccgttttattaaaactgttgtcgttgagcaacttttttttaaatcaacaacgTATTTGACAACGgttatctaaaaccgttgtctttaaacgCTTTTTTAGAGGCTATGACAACAATTTTgataaaattgttgtctttgactttatttgtttcttcattttttcccCTCGCAGTTTTGCTTTCCCCTCTCTCTGCAAATCTTTTCGACGCCTTGTTTTCCCCTTCGCGTTCTCGAACCctaagtcatttttctttccctttcctgCGTGACAGGAAGGGGTACCGTCTCCACTAGATCTTCCTCCACGACAGTGTGCTCTCTTCTCTTCTTGGTGAGCGGGTGCCTTGACTACGAAGAGACGCAACTCACCGTTGCCCCGCCCAGTGCCACTAGATCTAACCCCGAAAGGAAGCGAGGCCCGTCGAATGACCCTTGCCCCTCCTATTCCTCTGAAGGGTCTGCCAACAAACCTCCCGAAGCTAATAAGCAACACCAGTCTCGGGGTTGCTTGTGCGTGTATTTTTTAATCCCAATCTTGACCTAAAATTTATTCCTTCTGAAGGGATCAAGTGGTGGGATGGTCGCCGAGATCGTTCCGGTGAAACACTCTCAAGAGTTTCACCTACATGAAGGTGGCCATCGACAGGGTGCCCTACCTTCGTAAGGTTGACATAGAGGCCTCCGCTGGATACCAGCAGTTGCTCACTGCCCTCGAGGAGATGTTCTCTTGCTTCACTACCCATAAGTTTTCCATTCCTCTCTCTCACCCATCTCTAGGTCGTATCAATACTTACATGTATATATATTCGCCATTGTCATTCGGCATCCTATTGCTTTGTTTGGGATCTCTTCCTTTTCGATAAATTGGAAGGGTTCATGGAATTTTGTTCCTAATTGCCGTAGGAAATTATCCCAATGAGAGGAGGCTAGTTGATCCTGTGAGTGGGATAGAGTTTGTGCCGAAGCATGAGGACAAAGATGGTCGTTGGTGATGTTCCCTGGAAGTAAGTTTTGTCCTcctcaattaattttgaaatatacatagaaaaacataaatgtatgtttccttgttcttcaattaGACAACGCATGGATCAGTGACATAGCAGACCAACTAATTATCATGTTTCAATTTGATTGTTTTGCTCCTTGTATTGTCATTCTTGCTTCAGACAGATGCATAACTAATGCTACAAGTGAAAAGTTACTTCATGTTCAAACATTCCTTCCGACTACTGcttagggatggcaattttccccgcgggtttggggccccgcggggaaaacccgaaatggggatggggatccccgatttttcggggatggggcgggaatggggcgggtatgggaatactatccccatccccgaacccgccccgaaaaatgatttttatatcgaatcataatttaattatatcataTTATCATATTATCAATTTTATCTCGAGTCAAGTACTCAAGTTTAAAAACTAAAGTAGATCTAATAAACGTGAATATTGGTAGTTTAAAGTTCAGTAAGCTAGGATGAGTATATAATTATATTGGTAGTTTAAAGTTCAGTAAGTTAGGATGCGAAATCATGCTTTCTTTTggaaatggggcggggatggggaatccccgaacccgtggattcgggttcggggaatccccgaacccgaaaaaatgaaaacggggcggggatgggaatggcaaacccgcccccgccccgccccattgccatccctactaCTGCTCAATTATCCCTTTTAAATGAGCATTAGTTAAGTTCTTtcataatgagaaaaaaaaaatccatttatgCATGTGAATGTTGTTGTTTTGAAGAGAGCACTAAAAATTGCACCAAAAATGGATCTCCGGTGCAGAGGTTCTCAggtaaaattctcccaagatccgacaaccactcgcgtcgtccgtaggtgcactccaagacgaacgtcgcACTCAATCTCATATCGCTATAAACCAAGTCTCAAGACAAACTCTCGGCAAGGAAGAACACAGAGAGAGTGAAGGAGAGAAAGCAGACTACTTTGGTGTGTATTGAACCAGGAACAGAGGCAggcagtgtatttatacactctgaAGCAATGCATGAAGAGTGCGGACAAAACCCAGTGCGCTTTCTCACGCTCGGGACAGAACCAAGAACCAGACCGTCtgcaagcgcgaggcccacgagctgaggatttgcaccccccctgcgcgtgATGATCGCGTGCGTCAATTAGGCAACGCATGGATCAGTGCCATAGCAGACCAACTAATTATCATATTTCAATTTGATTGTTTTGCTCCTTGTATTGTCATTCTTGCTTCAGACAGATGCATAACTAATGCTACAAGTGAAAAGTTCAAACATTTCTTCCGACTACTGCTCAATTATCCCTTTTAAATGAGCATTAGTTAAGTTCTTtcataatgagaaaaaaaaatccatttatgCATGTGAATGTTGTTGTTTTGAAGAGAGCACTAAAAATGAATAtccggcaaaattctcccaagatccgataACCACTCGCGAGGAAGCACAGAGAGAGGGAAGGAGAGAAAGCAGACTGCTTTGGTGTGTATTGAACCAGGAACAGAGGCAGGCAGTGTATTAAGCAATGCATGAAGAGCGCGGACAAAACCCAAATGCGCTTTCTCACACTCGGGACAGAACCAAGAACCAGACCGCCtgcaagcgcgaggcccacgagctggggatttgcaccccccctgcgcgcgatgatcgcgtgcgtcgcgctCGGTTTATGGATTttcggctcgaaccccccgaaaccacctgatttgggctcggcccgcgcatgcgtgtaggtccccttaacattgctaagcaaggatggaaggactccatatataaggtcttccaaccttTCTTTGTTTAGCAATGTGGAACTAAATGCATACATCTATGCATTACAATAAGCAaagaaatagtttgaattaaactcaaaactcaacaaaTGTGTTGTTAAGAAAGTTGTAATCGGAAGTTAAATTTTTTGTTGAATAGGAATTGTAAGAAATTTAATGACATACATCCAGTATAATTATGTCAAAAGAGGGCATGTAATCATTTTTTTATGGAGACCGCAATGGCTTAGCACAAATTGGAAGATCAAAACTTGTTACAATTAACAAAGAAAATTTTGAAGGGGGTATGATGACTGCACATGGGACTACAGTTGATTGGTGAAAATGGGAGACAGTCTTGCTTTGGGAGAGAACACCTTCCTTGATGATTCGTCTGGTTGGCAAATGTAAGAAATTGGCATTCATGATTGGAACTAGGACTCTGTCTGGTCTGATGGTAAATTACGAAAAGTTGGTTCAAGCTAAAACATTATGGTCAATATTTGCTACCCTTAATGCTTTCTTTTTCAGACTATAAGTTTGTGTTCGATTCTAGTTTCATAGTCATTTCACCAGCCTAGATATCAAGGAGAAAAATAGAAACAATTAAAAGCTATGGAGGATGATGTAGGAGCAAGCAAAGCAGGGCTTATTTGCtttacaaatataattaattacatATATGGTCTAAACACTCCAACTCAAGCCGGTGCTCAGATGTCACAAATCACAAGCTTGTTGTACATATAATCCACCTGATTATGCAAGGATCTTTCAACGTGAAATCACCTAGTTGCTTGCCATACACCACATCTTTTTTCCTCAGTTTTGGATAACAAATGCTGCTAGCTGCATTAGTTTTCCTCTCTTACACAATGTTAGATACCAAATGCCAAAGACTTCTTATAGAACTAGTCATGGACAAGAACTGCTGTATAGATTAGAGATAATGGAAAGATAATATTGGAGGCTTCTATTGTATTTCATATTCCACAATGTTTGTTTGTTTTATATTTgttctttaaattaattatttctgAAACTTGTTATCGATATATCCATATAAAAATGAAATTCCCCAGACTTATTATTAACTCATATTGGGATCACACATTTTTAGATCAAATCCAAATTGCATAATCTAATAATCTATGATACGCTAGCTAAACTGTGAACTTAACAACTAGTAATGTTTGTTTGCTTAACCAAACCAATGTTCTCCATGTTATATTGCCTACAAGGTATTGGCTATCTTGATGATTTATTGTTCTTGTTGATTTCTTATGCCATGATTGATTATTTCTTCCAATTCCTCTATAACTGTCAAGGTATTGATTTTTGAGTTCCAAGAATAGTTTAACAATTTTGTTATTGATTATATGTCTATTAAATGTTACTACATTTTGATAATTTCCTTCCTAAGTACTTAGAAAATGATACTATACTAATTTTGGATGAGAAGAGAAGAAACCTCCTCGTTTTCTCTGATTACAGTTCATGCAGTTACTATAATTCtcttttcttatattttatattttatttgataaattttgtttaattttacagTTCATTCAGTTCATGCACACACATGTAATCTATACTTTAAGGTTGCATGCATGAACAAGAACATTGATAGAAATTGAAATCCAATTAAAGGGTTGTTCAGAAAGATGATGAACATAAGAGATAGAACTTTTCACTAACATGTTTATATTTGCAATTTGTAGAAGCCTAAAAGGAAGAAAAGTGTCACGATAAGAAGTAATCCGGTTTTGCCATCAAATTTCCCACGGTCATTACATTTATTGTACTGTTACTCTAAATGTGTTTTGGAGAGCCCAGAAAAAAtatatcaattattttttatcatgatttctttgacAAGGAGTACGAACTGCTTGTGAACATTAAAGACATCACACATTTTTATGAGTTGGAGCCAATATCGGCTAATTGTTTGATTGCTTACATGTGGTAAGTTTTCGCTTCActcaaatttttttctttttatttgtttAACAAAGTAACATTATTTTGCTTGAATAGAAGGTTTCTCgtcaaaaagatgaaaaaagaaaacaaggtcGATAAGTTCAGATTTATGGATCCACCAACCCTCCCAGTAATGCCATATGTATCGAAACTGGACAAAAATGAAAAGATTGAATACTTGAATAGCTAGGCAAGTGTTTTGGCTGATAGGTTGAGTGGTGCAACAAGAAATCAACTAGTTTTGGCACCACACAATGTTGGGTAAATAAATATTACAATTTTATTTCTAATAGATTTTTTCCGACAATTTTGTTGAATTTATGCATTGACTATCTGTTTTGTGCATAATTGTCATTGGATTTTGACTGTCATCGACCCTTATGTGGAGATGATTTATTTGTTCAATTCACTTAATCATCGCAATCGTTATGAGGACTGGAAATATGTGGTGGATATGTGagtacattttttttaattaagcatttaatttattactcatatgtcaactcttgttgtacgaaggagcttgaaattgttcaattcaaacaaggaaaggaaagggaaaaagaagcctACGTGGGAAGTTGTAAAGGTTTGtatattatatatacacacatatgtctacttgtgattaattaaaaaatattttaatgcgCATTATTCGTTGACATttttttgttaacatagggtcctcgACAACCTGATACAAAACAATGTGGGCtttatgtgatgaaatttatgagagaaattattgaaggaaatgctACCAGCGCGAAGGATTCACTTATCTCAATGGTAATATTTGCCATATTCTCAgttttctcaaataatttcttttatttgattttgcttcttcattactgtttttttactaatataatcTGGGTTTCTTAACAGTTCATGAAAATAATTTACTCTAacgaagaaattgatgaagtgcaatCTGAATGGGTGGATTGCgtactagactatattcattactaggtataaattactagacttcGAAAGATGGATGAACTTCATTTGGGATCATTCTGAATCATTTTGTAAATTCTATGGTTGATGGTTTCCTTTTTATCCCTCTCTCATTTTAAAATTAGTTCTGAATTCTGCTTATCTTTAGTTCCTGGATCTACTGCTAGTTTTTATTACATTTGTTCCTAGTTTTAGAACATTAAGCGTAACTCCCTCACTGTTGAAGTATAAATGCGGTGCACATGATAGTTTCTTATgtcactttctataaaaggttgaAAGGTGATTTATAAGGATGTCAGGTTTTAATTGGGATccaagtgtttttttttaaaaggcaCGAAGGAATTGTCCGAGTATTATTGTGTGGCGAAGTGTGTATCAATTTGAAACAGTTTGTTTGTAACTCCATGATTTATTGATTTTGATTTCTTAGTGTCAATAATTTGTTTTGTTCACTGCTAGCTAACTCCTTTGCCCAATACCTCCTTTTCCCAATAATTTATTGCCTCACTTTGTTCTCATCTTTTGCTTTGATATGTCAATACCTAATATACATCCATGTGTTATCTTGCTAATTGAACATTTTGTGAATTTAGTTATAGGCATTGTCGTGGTGtccttataattttgtttttgttttgtctatTAAACTTTGCCTCTGGGAAATAAGCTTGTCGTGTAGTGATTAAATTCGATTGAGTTAGTAGATGGAGTCTGTAGCATGTTGACTGGCATTATGAGCATGttttgtatataaagacatttttccaggaacaaagcatatatcaaattccttgtCTATATTCAACATTTGTCTAGACAAGTTCTTGTCATTTTGTCAATCCTGCCTATAACTCAGCAAGTCCGCATCCTAAATCGATATTTGAATAGCTAATTTGTTATGACCTCCTACAGGCTCCAGGTTTAGATGCATTTTTCACAGGTTTAGTTGATTTCTTATTGCCACGAGTATCTTTTAAGAATGTTCTTGACTGATTATTTATAAACTCAATGGCAAGGTCAATGAAATTCATTGATCTAATAGACAGACACTAGAAGAGTAAACTTATTCTACGAATTTAAAGCTACGTGCATAAGTTTCCCAATGGAAGTTACCAAGACAACTCTAAATTGgttaaattgcttgtattgcataagttttatttcttagactataagttggttatattgcttgtattttatgtagatttatatgaataaatctaaatctggAATTCTAAAATTCTGGAATTGAGTGTTGTCCTGAAATTGCTttatattttatgtagatttatatgaataaatctaaatctggAATTCTAAAATTCTGGAATTGAGTGTTGTCCTGAAATTGCTTTGTATTTTATGTAGGTTTTTCTCTTCCGTTTTGCAGACATTGAGTGTTGTCCTGGAATTCTAGAAATCCTTCTCTTATGTCCAGATATTAGAGTTATGCGAAATATTTATTCTCTGGTTACAGTTCATGCAGTACTTACTACAATtctcttttttcttatattttatatttttctttgataagttttgtttaatttttctcttgtAGGTACGTAACTCGGGCAATCCGTGAGGCTTGAGATTTTGgatgcaaggagtgagctttgttaggttgtagattgccttgctaatgtgtaaaagtcatatggagaacaataatggaaaacatgtgatttatggtttgatactactaagtttgatgagtacaactcattttgtatattttgtatatgtgtggctacaagatgatttATGGacgtttattttggatttaatgtagtaaagatttagttttgtattggtggtttgcttatattaaaaACATATTCATTGTTTGgtattatcatgttacaacatgaacattaaagatAACGGTTAGAAACATTGTAAAAAATACGTAACCACAacagaatttttttgtgaaaagtgataaaagacaacggttttatccgttttaaaacatattaaaattatatactaCAATAGTTTATAACTATTGTAAAATCCAAAacgagtaaatattatctaccacaacggctTATATCTATTGTAAAAAGGATCTACCACAATGGTTTATATCTGTTGTCGAAATTATCTgtcacaacggttttaaaacattGTCGTATAGGGAAAAAAaatttgagcatataaacaacaacggataaaaaccgttgtcgaatgtctacaaagacaacaaattcaaaatcgtTGTCATAGGGCAATGCCTTTTACAATGCTGTCAGCTACAATAGTTTTTTGACCCtatgacaacggataatatccgttgtcgtaggccatttttgttgtagtgctggCCTAATGGCATAATATGATCTACCATTAAGTGTACTGCTAGAGACTAATCTGGGCAGCATTCAATACCTATTTCATTCACAATGCTCAATTACTCGACTAAAAATAATAGATAAGATGTCTTAAACTTTGGCAGCAAATTCATGCTTACTGCCAGTTTAAATAGATGATAGTAACCAAAAGAACCGGATATGCAAACATGAGCACCTGAAAAAGAAAATGACAATGGCATTTGACCTTGTGATGCAACACATCTACATTTGCCAGATGTTGGGTCAAAGATGGAAGTCTTTACACGGAAAAGGCATCGAGGAACAAAAGTACAATTGCTTGCCATTGCCTAAGCTTGAAGGTAGGCAATGCTTCTAACTACGACATTGTATCAAGATAACGAccctgaaaaaaaaaagattaggtGAATGCTTTACCAAAACCTAGTGTATACGTTGTTTTTTAATACAGTGAAAGAATTGTCACTATTTATATAAACTTAGACCTTTTACAATCAAAATACTTGATCATGTTCATTGTATGCTCTTTGGAAAGAGGATACAGAACAAAAGCAGTAGAAGGAACATCAGTGAGTGATAGGACACCAACTATTTTCCTTTGGTAGAGGGAACTCTTAGCAATCGAACATAGGTTTATCAGACTCACAGATAAAAGCATACAATTTACCAAAACATAGTTCTAAATTACATACTACAGAAAAGCAGGGAAACAAAATCAACAATTTAAGAAAAATGAGGTGACAAATTAGCCAAACTAGAAAATTGTCTCGGCTCTTTGTGCATGTTGATAAAGGTGAAATTATCTCCTAAAGTTTCAGCGGTCAAAATAAGCAGTTTGATGAAAAAAGTTATTTTCAGTCATTAATTACAAACTGATAGTTTCTTGCGATGAAAGAAAAAACACAATCAACATAGCAGGACTTGAGAAATTCTACCACTACACAAGCGCAAGGGCATCAGCCTCACCTGGATTGCACTGCTGGTAGAACTTATCGACCTCTGCAA contains:
- the LOC121996410 gene encoding uncharacterized protein LOC121996410 isoform X2, encoding MRTKMVVGDVPWKSLKLFNSNKERKGKKKPTWEVVKGPRQPDTKQCGLYVMKFMREIIEGNATSAKDSLISMVRNSGNP
- the LOC121996410 gene encoding uncharacterized protein LOC121996410 isoform X1, which produces MRTKMVVGDVPWKSLKLFNSNKERKGKKKPTWEVVKGPRQPDTKQCGLYVMKFMREIIEGNATSAKDSLISMFMKIIYSNEEIDEVQSEWVDCVLDYIHY